The Fundulus heteroclitus isolate FHET01 unplaced genomic scaffold, MU-UCD_Fhet_4.1 scaffold_36, whole genome shotgun sequence sequence attttgaaataattgtctgtttttcttGGTTTTCCGTCTCATAGTTGCTCATAAACTTGTTATTTCTTGCCACCTTCAGCTGTTTTCTGACCTTGGGGACGCCTTTTCCTAGTGATTTCAGTCTTTTCTGCAGCTTCCAGACACCTTTAGCCCCCGGGTTCTCCTCTTGTTGcttaaaatgtgttcaaagCGCTGCTTAAGTTGTTCCAGCCATATCTAGTGGACAAGCCTTTTTCTGTCCAGCTACTTTCCTGCTCTTCAGCAGCTTTCCCATTAGACTATCCTTCAGTGCTTAATTTTACGCTCTCGTTGAACACTATATTCTTTATTTGGTGTCTTTCTTTAATAGTTTCTTTAACACTTTTACTCCTTAGCAGATAAAATCCAAATTTTCCTCCATCCAAAAATTTCTCAAGGTGACATCACAAATACCTTCCTaatctataaaaacaaaaaacttctaCTTTAATTGAATTTCTCTAAACctaaatgacaataaaactaatatatttggtaaaatgttcttgatgGAGTTGATGTTCTTTGTCTATCTTGGAGTATAGTTGCTGCTGAATGGTTCAGACTTCTGTTTTCAGATAAACGTTGACTTGACATTTATCTGAAAACAATCAAAGCTGTTTGCGACCCTGTCTGAAGTTTCCAGTCTGTGACGGAACCTGTCCACACTACTATAATATTGCCTGTGGTCACAAGAAAGCAGACCTTACCAGCAGAGAATCTAACAAGTAATTTCAAGCTGAATATGAGACATCAGAACTGAGAACTGAAGGCTGCACTGTATTGACACATAAGTctatgcaaaaggagcccagaccaGGTACTGATTGTGAGACTAAACTATGACTGGCCACATTTTTCAGCAGCCCCACTTTActgctttaaaaccttttttaaattagtcttttgtaatattttctgtgaaactaaATGTAAGATTGTATTTAGCTGCAACCCCTAATCAGCAAATTTAATGGAAATGTATGCCTTAAATATCCCTCTGTGTGTAACAAACCAAAATGACTTGTAATTTACTCAGTGAAATAAGTTGACTTTTTagttatattctaatttatttagataaaactgctagaaattatatattttttctgcaCTTAAGGGATAAAGCTCTCTTCTCAAGACAGTTAAACGGAATactattttaaaaatctgattGCCTGAATTGGTGGAGGAAAGACATCTTAGCATCTGCTGCTcataaaaacaagaaagttGTGCACAAGGAGGAATATATGTGGACACTTGTTGTACCTGAGCATTTCTAGTTTGCAGTGTGGATCTTCCACCCTGGAAGacagaagcttcactcctgagtctcctggatgGTTGTAGCTGAGGTCCAGCTCTTTCAGGTGGGAGGGATTGGAGCTCAGAGCTTTGGCGAGAGCAGCACAGCCTTCCTCCGTGATCAGACAACCTGTAAGactgaaaacaaaattatataaataaaattaaaaggtCTATCAGCTTTGACACAAGTTTAACTGTTTGCAACACCAGCATATCCTGACCTAAGGGACTCCAGTTTACAATTGGGACTTTCCAGTCCCACAGAAAGTAGCTTAACTCCTGCGTCCTCCAGCTTGTTGTTGCTCAGGTCCAGTTCCCGCAGACAGGAGGATTTGAGGCTGAGAACCGAAgccagagcttcacagcttctcccagagaggttacagccactcagtctgaagagtacaaaaacaaaaaacagaaaactaaaagttGTTTTCAATGAAACAGATTAAATACATGGGCTTTGTCGTCTACCTACAGGACTCTGTTGGAGGCTTTGACCACTGGAAGCAGCTTTAGAAGCTAGTCTTCTGAAGCGgagtatttcttcaggtcaaacacagCCAGATCTTTGTCTGATGACAATAAGATAAAGACCAGAGCCGACCACTGGGCCGGAGACATtttatctgtggagagacttccCGATCGCAGGTACTGTTGGATCTCTTCAACCAGAGAGCAATCGTtgagttcattcagacagtggaacaggTTGATGTTCTTCTCCACAGAAACATTGTCACAGATTTTCTTCTTGATGTACTGGATTGTTTGTTGGTTGCTTTGTGGGCAGCTTTGCATTTTTGTCTGCAGGCCTTGTAAAAAGGTTTGATTTGCTGGCTGAGAAAGTCCCAACAGGAAGCGCAGGAACAGgtccaggtgtccatttggactctgtaaggcCTCGTCGACAGCATGCTGATGGAGCTTAAATGCTGCAGAGTCCGGTTCTCCAGTCTCTGATGTATTTGGTGTTCCCATCAGCAGGTTGACACCAGAGCTAATGAAGGTCAGATGGACATAGAGAGCAGCCAGGAACTCCTGGACACTCAGGTGGAtgaagcagaacaccttgttctggtacagccctctctcctctttAAATATCTCTGTAAaaactcctgagtacaccgagGCCTCGCTGACATCAATGCCGCACTCTGCCAGGTCTGATTCgtagaagatcaggtttcccTTCTGCAGCTGAACAAAAGCCAGTTTCCCCAAagactcaatcatcttcctgctctctggactccagtgtgAATCGGTTTCCATTCCCTTatcatacttgaccttcttGACTTTGGTCTGAACAACCAAGAAGTGGATGTACATTTCCGTCAGGGTCTTTGGCAGCTCTCCATCGTCTCTGGTTTTCAACATGTCCTCCAGAACGGTGGCATTGATCCAGCAGAAGATggggatgtggcacatgatgtggatGCTGCGGGATGATTTTATGTGGGCGATGATCCTGTTGGCTTGCTTCTTGTCTTTAAACCTCTTCCTAAAGTACTCCTCCTTTTTGGAATCTGAGAAACCTCTGACTTCTGTCACTACATCCACGTAGTGAGGAGGGATCAGACTGGCCGCTGAAGGTCTGGTGGTTATCCATATCTGAGCGGAGGGgagcagtttccccctgatgaggttcGTCAGCAGgacatccactgaggtggactctgtgACGTCAGTCAGGACCTCCTTGCTgtggaagtccagaggaagtcgacaCTCATCCAGACCGTcgaagatgaacagaaccttaAACTGTTCAAAATCGCAGATTTCATTGATTTCTGGGAAGAAGTGATGAATCAGTCCCACCAAACTGAACCGGTTCTttttcagcacattcaactCCCTGAAGGTGAACGGAAAGGCAAAGTGGATGTCCTGGTGTGCTTggtcttcagcccagtccagagtgaacttctgagTTAGGACcgttttcccaatgccagcgACTCCTTTAGTCAGCACGGTTCTGACTGGCTGAGCTTTCCCACGGTGAGCCTTAAAAAGCTCTTCCTGCCTGATAGTTTCCAGACTGTCTTGTTTTCTGGAGGTGGTctcaatctgtctgacctcatgcTCTTCATTAACCTCTCCGGTTCCTCCCTCGGTGATGTAGAGCTCCGTGTAGATCTGGTTTAAAAGAGTCTGGTTTCCTCCTTTGGCGATCCCTTCAAAAACGCACTGGAACCTTTTCCTcaggttagacttttgtttcTGCTGATACTCTGTTGATGAGGCCCCTGTAGACAGAAAAGCTCTCTTTCAGGTCATTTCTtgtataaaatagatttttctaCTGCAATAAACTGGGAAGAATCAGCCAACAGTACAactaatatattttacatttcaggGGTTTTAGTGCaacgagtatttttaaaaagtcaggAATTTTtcacagagataaaaaaattaactttctTCCATGTCCACGCGATGACACCTGCAGCATGAAATGAAGTAAACTTTGCTGTGACAATGTGAAGCTGATTTCACATTGTTTCTTAATTTGCTATGTGTGCAGGTATATTGGAAAAGGTGTTTTGTAGGTCTGAGcataaggaaataaaacatctaaaccTGTTTTATAAAATGCTGATGTTACCTTTGTTCGGGGCTCTTCCCCGTTTCCATTTTTCCTGCATTGTGATCAACATAAGAGCCCAGGACTGAGCTGTACCatttttttgggcttttttagattaaatatactTTCTGTTTACAGAGTAATTTCTTACTAAAGAAATCATTAATGAAAGAAGACCGCTTCTCCCTGGGAAAAGTATCTGCGATCTTTAACATGTCTTTGGAGTAAATGTGTTGCTTTGAGGCTCTCCTGCTCTGAATAGTGCATGTTTATTGGGATGATGGTTGTGAAACTCATGATATTCTGCTGTGTCAAGGCAGggtaaattacttttttagCAATTTCACCATCCAGTTATATTtagtttggggggaaaaaataatgtGTGGGTGCACCGAGGTGATCAGATCATTATTAttcaaataaatgacaaaatatggTAACAGTTTCGTCTCCAGTTTCAAGAATCCagcatgctgaggtgagtgGATGGTGAGGTTACAGTTGGGTCGCTGTTGTGAAATTTCAGCAGCAGTTGTATCGATTCTgatgtgtggtgtgcatttcaTGTTTGCTAATTCTGACcaatttttctaatttaatctGAAAATGTCAAGGAAGGCAGGATTAGCTGTTCATCAAATTGTATAGAAAGATTTATTCTCCACTACGGCGTTGTGTCTTCCTAGACCCAGGATACAAAATGTTTTGATGGTTTATTAGATTCATATATGTTATGTTAATTTGGTTGCAATATAGAAATGTTGATGGTTTAGTTCATTTCGttgacttttttccccttacCTCTTTATTGTGATTGGTTCTCTTTTTTCAACTTCACCTGTTTTACATGAATGTGTGCATTTCAAGAATCAGTAACCCTGGATTTACTTTCTGAGTTGATAGCCAGCCTGGTGCTATGTGCAAATGCTCTGCTGTTAGTTTTGTTCATTCTTgctctattttttgttttgtttttttgcttttattttattggaaaatgaaaataaattaaatagatCTTGATTGAAAAAAGGGTAAAGTAATCTTACTGTTGTGCAGATAATATGCcagcttcttttgtttcattttcctcaGAAAGTCTAGTGTGAGCTTCAGAAATGACTCTCCACTGGTCTTCCCTtggtcatcatcatcttcatccagcacctcttctttctctcctcGGCTCGTTAAGCATTCATGGTAATCTGGTCCGAGAACGTCTTGGAATTTCTTCAGCTCTCTTTTTACAAAACTCATGATGTTTTCCTCCAGAGCCTGAAACAAAGAAATCAAATGTGTGCTTAAAATCCAGAGGAGTGCTGGGAATACTTGCCTTCATTAGAAAGGCTGAATCCCTATAACTGCTAAAATTATAACCATCATTAAAGTGGATTGGATTTAAGAAGTAAAGACCGCCCTGCAACCAAATAATGTTggatttgttttgctgcttaCTGATGGTTATTATTTGTGAAAACCTTTACAGCGTGTTAATTTATTCTGACAATAAAGTGATGATTCTAAAATGGTTCTTACCTTAAATATAGAGTCCAGATCATTCTGAGGATGAGAGGGAGACTGAACACAGAGACACTCTGAGTTCTGCTGCTCAACGCTGCAGAAATAAGAGATTTTAGCACAACATTAGTGACAAGATTTACTTTATGTTGTTCAGATATGTTTACAGGAACAAAATATCAACATTCCTTACTACAGGTATGAACGTTTTTGATGAATGTGATGTTATTTTAAAGAGGAAACAGTGAATACTTTTTGTTCTCACCCGTTCTGGACAGACTGTTGTTCTCTGAACACAGTGATTGGATCCATGGACCGGTCGCTCTTCAGGGACAAACAGCTGACTGGAGACAGGGCTGGTGTCTCCCGCCGGATCCTGGTGGAAACAAGGCAACCAGAAAGTAAATAATTAGTGATTACTCATATTTATGGGAATTAAAATTGTATCCTAGGAAAACCCTGAatttctgcacttttatttatgaaaagtGTATTTTTGGAATAGCGAAGCATTTATGAGAGAAAGCATCTGCATCAGTCGCTATAATCCATGATAAATTTATTACAGGTTCTGTGTATCGTCTTCTGTCAGGAACACGTTCTTGTCCAGAGTTGGAAAACAAAGGCGGAGCTGTGGGAACAAGCTGCTCTGTTAGAGGTTTGGGTCGGTTGAAGTGTGTCTGCcgtaaaacaaatgtgtttttatgactTTTATCCTGACAGCCTGCACAGTGATGCAGCTGGTAGAACTGCTGCCTTGCagtaagaaggtcctgggtttcaatcccagcctggggttgTTCTCCCTCTATATGTGTGAGTTAtttctgggtactccggcttccttcAGCAGGCTAATAAgatacttatttttaaattagttttactgTTGGTTTATGTGTCTCTCTAAGTCTGCTAAGTGTGAGTGGATGCATGCTTGTTTGCCCAGCTGCGttaccctgtgatggactggtaaCCTGTACAGGGTGGAttccccacccccacccccgacCCTGCACCGATAAGCtggtatgaaaaaaacaaatggatggattaaaTTCTCACTCTTTATGAACAGACGGGTCTCCATTTTTGAAGACAGTGATTGGATCCATGGACCTGTCGCTCTTCAGAGATATGCAGGACGCAGGTTTCTGCTCATTCATCctgggagagagaaaaacaacaaaataaaagtagttATGGGCCTTATCAGAGTTTAACATCCATGCTTTTTCCTGGACGATCAAATCAGATGCATAAAACTTAAATTACAGATTACAAATCCCTAATAAAGAATCTGAACCAGTTTCTCACCCGTTCTGGACAGACTGCCGTTGTTCTCTGAAAACAGTGATTGGATCCATGGACCGGTTGCTCTTCAGTGACAAACAGCTGACCGGAGACATGGCTGATGTCTGCTGCCGGATCCTGGTGGAAACAAGACAAACAGAACTTGACTAACAGGGAAGCTGCTCTGAGCAAAACCGATTATACTTTCAcattgcttttaaataaaaataaagtgaataTTTGTTTAACCAAACATTCTAATGACCTTGTATATGTTAATAAAGTTACTATTAGTGATGGAAGTGGTAGTTTTAGAGAAGAGACCCTCTCAAGGGGTTAGATTCTCACCATTTTTGCTCCGACGGGTCTCCATCTTTGAACACAGTGATTGGATCCATGGACCGGTCACTCCTCAGCGATATACAGCTGGGTGGTGATGAGACTGGGCTCTGTGGATTTATGctgacataaacaaaaaaaggcattttcaactacagaaaacatacTGGCACAAAGAATGGAGCAGTTTATGGTCAAAGTGAATCTTAAAACACCGACTGGAGGCCCAGACTCTAAACTCCAAGCAATGAGACAAAGTATTGAGTTGAACTTTTGTTATTgaccaaatacttattttccacCATAACTTACCAAAAAATTACTTAGAAATCCTGCAATATGATTTCCTGtatttctttctcattttgtgTCATAG is a genomic window containing:
- the LOC105918690 gene encoding LOW QUALITY PROTEIN: NACHT, LRR and PYD domains-containing protein 14 (The sequence of the model RefSeq protein was modified relative to this genomic sequence to represent the inferred CDS: substituted 1 base at 1 genomic stop codon); its protein translation is MDQRGEHESQTRTQSSVSSAVSVSVRQLRLLFEPAADQRIHPLKRGRNDATKSDPSEKIRFYDKAERNNAETIDQQEPVLSPISCVSMKSNQSMDPITVFNEGLQSKHKSINPQSPVSSPPSCISLRSDRSMDPITVFKDGDPSEQKWIRQQTSAMSPVSCLSLKSNRSMDPITVFREQRQSVQNGMNEQKPASCISLKSDRSMDPITVFREQQSVQNGVEQQNSECLCVQSPSHPQNDLDSIFKALEENIMSFVKRELKKFQDVLGPDYHECLTSRGEKEEVLDEDDDDQGKTSGESFLKLTLDFLRKMKQKKLAYYLHNRASSTEYQQKQKSNLRKRFQCVFEGIAKGGNQTLLNQIYTELYITEGGTGEVNEEHEVRQIETTSRKQDSLETIRQEELFKAHRGKAQPVRTVLTKGVAGIGKTVLTQKFTLDWAEDQAHQDIHFAFPFTFRELNVLKKNRFSLVGLIHHFFPEINEICDFEQFKVLFIFDGLDECRLPLDFHSKEVLTDVTESTSVDVLLTNLIRGKLLPSAQIWITTRPSAASLIPPHYVDVVTEVRGFSDSKKEEYFRKRFKDKKQANRIIAHIKSSRSIHIMCHIPIFCWINATVLEDMLKTRDDGELPKTLTEMYIHFLVVQTKVKKVKYDKGMETDSHWSPESRKMIESLGKLAFVQLQKGNLIFYESDLAECGIDVSEASVYSGVFTEIFKEERGLYQNKVFCFIHLSVQEFLAALYVHLTFISSGVNLLMGTPNTSETGEPDSAAFKLHQHAVDEALQSPNGHLDLFLRFLLGLSQPANQTFLQGLQTKMQSCPQSNQQTIQYIKKKICDNVSVEKNINLFHCLNELNDCSLVEEIQQYLRSGSLSTDKMSPAQWSALVFILLSSDKDLAVFDLKKYSASEDXLLKLLPVVKASNRVLLSGCNLSGRSCEALASVLSLKSSCLRELDLSNNKLEDAGVKLLSVGLESPNCKLESLSLTGCLITEEGCAALAKALSSNPSHLKELDLSYNHPGDSGVKLLSSRVEDPHCKLEMLRVDHCGKQWLTPGLKKYFCEIELDPNTVSRKLVLSANNKKVKIVDEEQPYPDHPERFEWNQLLCKNGLTGRCYWEVEWSGRVLVSVSYKRLTRRGLSSDRWFGGNELSWGLRCCDDVGYAVCHNNIMTVVPLPASCLSHRIAVYLDFPAGTLSYYRISSDTLTHLHTFNATFTEPLYPGFGFWFDSSACICSL